Proteins from one Oryzomonas sagensis genomic window:
- a CDS encoding ABC transporter permease gives MDNRGLVNLELSNLLLAFALILFAMALSRFQRLGQARKIGWAALRMVVQLLAIGYILHLVFSVKTPLLVTSILIVMAGFSLQVAGSQAKRKMPGFYRVMGSSILAGCGGVTFFFCALVVGYSPWYEPRYLIPLFGMILGNSMQGASLAAERLEAEIGERREEIETALCLGATPRQAVETALRNAFSAALIPTLNTMAAMGIVSLPGMMTGQILSGTEPAVAVRYQIAIMCAVSGGVAATAFLLLMQGYRRYFTPAHQLRR, from the coding sequence ATGGATAACCGCGGACTCGTGAACCTGGAGCTTTCCAACCTCCTGCTGGCATTCGCCCTGATCCTGTTCGCCATGGCGCTCTCCCGTTTCCAGCGGTTGGGACAGGCGCGGAAAATCGGCTGGGCCGCCCTACGGATGGTCGTGCAGCTTCTGGCTATCGGCTATATCCTCCACCTGGTATTCTCAGTCAAGACCCCGCTCTTGGTGACGTCCATCCTGATCGTCATGGCCGGTTTTTCCCTGCAGGTGGCCGGTTCCCAGGCCAAACGGAAGATGCCCGGTTTCTACCGGGTGATGGGGAGTTCGATCCTGGCCGGATGCGGGGGGGTGACCTTTTTCTTCTGCGCCCTGGTGGTGGGGTACTCGCCCTGGTATGAGCCTCGCTACCTGATCCCCCTGTTCGGCATGATCCTCGGCAATTCCATGCAGGGAGCCAGCCTGGCGGCCGAGCGGCTGGAGGCCGAAATCGGGGAGCGTCGCGAGGAGATCGAGACGGCGCTCTGCCTGGGAGCAACGCCCCGCCAAGCGGTTGAGACGGCCCTGCGCAACGCCTTTTCCGCCGCCCTTATCCCGACCCTCAACACCATGGCGGCCATGGGGATCGTTTCCCTGCCCGGCATGATGACCGGACAGATCCTGTCCGGTACGGAACCGGCCGTTGCCGTCCGCTACCAGATCGCCATCATGTGCGCCGTATCCGGCGGGGTGGCGGCCACCGCCTTCCTGCTCCTGATGCAGGGGTACCGCCGCTATTTCACCCCGGCGCACCAGTTGCGCCGTTGA